A window of Candidatus Palauibacter soopunensis contains these coding sequences:
- a CDS encoding NAD-dependent epimerase/dehydratase family protein has translation MAWNQTRREFVKTSARAGGALGVLGAFGSAACAGSEGGPLRILILGGTRFIGPHQVKYALDRGHEVSIFTRGQTEPPFYQDYFERVEHLIGDRTSDLSALEGREWDAVIDNSASYPSWVASTTELLRGQVDRYLFVSSISAYADFARVGIDEDYHVGQLSPDEAEDDGGYGPRKARCEQYARDAFGENAINVRPGLIIGPGDNTDRWTYWPVRVDRGGEVLAPNTPADPVQNVDARDLSEWIVRLVETPGNGGTYNATGEIQQFGDMLEEIRGALASDATFTWVPTEFMAEQEVAPWMHMTNWTPPEGETVGMNQVSVAAAVQAGLTFRPLADTARDTVEWWNSLPEDRRAEPRAGLPADKEAEVLAAWHADPG, from the coding sequence ATGGCGTGGAACCAGACCCGACGAGAGTTCGTGAAGACGTCCGCCCGCGCCGGCGGCGCGCTCGGCGTGCTTGGCGCCTTCGGCTCGGCCGCCTGCGCGGGGAGCGAGGGAGGCCCGCTCCGCATCCTCATCCTCGGCGGGACGCGCTTCATCGGTCCGCACCAGGTGAAGTACGCCCTCGACCGGGGCCACGAGGTGTCGATCTTCACGCGCGGGCAGACCGAGCCCCCGTTCTACCAGGACTACTTCGAGCGCGTCGAGCACCTGATCGGTGACCGGACAAGCGATCTGTCGGCACTCGAGGGCAGAGAGTGGGATGCCGTCATCGACAACTCCGCCTCCTACCCGAGTTGGGTCGCGTCAACGACCGAACTCCTGCGCGGCCAGGTCGACCGCTACCTCTTCGTCTCCTCCATCTCCGCCTACGCGGACTTCGCCCGGGTCGGGATCGACGAGGACTATCACGTCGGGCAGTTGTCGCCTGACGAGGCCGAGGACGACGGAGGCTACGGGCCCAGGAAGGCGCGCTGCGAGCAGTACGCCCGCGACGCCTTCGGCGAGAACGCGATCAACGTGCGCCCGGGGCTGATCATCGGGCCCGGCGACAACACGGACCGCTGGACGTACTGGCCGGTCCGGGTCGACCGCGGAGGGGAGGTGCTCGCCCCCAACACGCCCGCCGACCCGGTGCAGAACGTCGACGCGCGCGACCTCTCCGAGTGGATCGTGCGCCTCGTCGAGACTCCGGGAAACGGGGGCACGTACAACGCCACGGGAGAGATACAGCAGTTCGGCGACATGCTGGAGGAGATCCGCGGAGCGCTCGCCTCCGACGCCACGTTCACCTGGGTGCCGACGGAGTTCATGGCGGAGCAGGAAGTGGCGCCCTGGATGCACATGACGAACTGGACGCCGCCCGAAGGGGAAACGGTCGGCATGAACCAGGTTTCGGTCGCCGCCGCCGTGCAGGCCGGGCTCACGTTCCGCCCGCTCGCCGACACCGCCCGCGACACGGTGGAATGGTGGAACTCGCTCCCCGAGGATCGTCGCGCCGAGCCACGAGCGGGCCTCCCCGCCGACAAGGAAGCCGAAGTCCTCGCCGCCTGGCACGCCGATCCCGGCTAA
- a CDS encoding spondin domain-containing protein, producing the protein MTTMFPRFLKTRMAPLGLAVSVAVMAACDGSETAGVVTPDPEPEPPPPVAATTARYRVVFEATWSASTHPTNFPGGAHFSPLIGAVHNAGVTFWARDGTATPGIETMAETGGTSTLTAEIQAQIPGGALAVVNGSGIRSPGSTTIQAIALRADFPLVTLVTMIAPSPDWFVGVSGLSLRDADGNWIEELEVVLYPYDAGTDSGPVYTSANNDTQPKEPIRNLRGESPFSDEPIGTFTFTRTDG; encoded by the coding sequence ATGACTACCATGTTCCCCAGGTTCCTCAAGACCCGGATGGCCCCGCTGGGGCTCGCGGTTTCCGTCGCCGTCATGGCGGCGTGCGATGGTTCGGAGACGGCGGGCGTCGTGACGCCCGACCCGGAGCCCGAGCCGCCGCCCCCCGTTGCGGCGACCACGGCTAGGTATCGGGTGGTTTTCGAGGCGACGTGGAGCGCTTCGACGCACCCGACGAACTTCCCGGGCGGTGCGCACTTCTCGCCGCTCATCGGAGCCGTGCACAACGCCGGCGTGACCTTCTGGGCTCGGGACGGCACCGCCACGCCGGGGATCGAGACCATGGCCGAGACGGGCGGCACGTCCACGCTGACCGCGGAGATCCAGGCCCAGATCCCGGGGGGTGCGCTGGCGGTCGTCAACGGGTCCGGGATCCGCAGCCCCGGGAGCACGACGATTCAGGCGATCGCGCTGCGCGCCGACTTCCCGCTCGTCACCCTCGTCACGATGATCGCCCCGAGCCCGGACTGGTTCGTGGGCGTGTCGGGCCTGTCGCTCCGTGACGCCGATGGAAACTGGATCGAGGAACTCGAGGTCGTCCTTTACCCCTACGACGCGGGGACCGACAGCGGGCCCGTGTACACTTCCGCGAACAACGATACCCAGCCGAAGGAACCGATCCGCAATCTGAGGGGCGAGAGCCCCTTCTCCGACGAACCCATCGGCACCTTCACCTTCACGCGCACGGACGGGTAA
- a CDS encoding cytochrome b/b6 domain-containing protein → MEILRTAPNPWGQEVLVGVAWDLLWAAAIAGFLFVVGHHLYVWIMAPKAPKTAPEPASDVPERVERHSQASRTFHWLMAATMLTLLVTAFFPVIGVQFAWVTIHWIAGIVLTLLIIWHIIHASTKQDFWSVWTGTKEIGQAFQAIGKFLRRQPAKEERSGKYPLDQRAYHNAVTLVSAGVIVTGLLMMVGVDTWFWASNPYFLSDSTWGLVFVLHGLCGVGLVTMVIAHVYFAIRPEKRWMTRSMIKGWITREEYLEHYDPDLWKLGTEPAGAELAGGSASSADPDGVVPA, encoded by the coding sequence ATGGAGATCCTCAGAACGGCGCCGAATCCCTGGGGCCAGGAGGTACTCGTCGGCGTCGCCTGGGATCTGCTCTGGGCCGCCGCCATCGCAGGCTTCCTCTTCGTGGTCGGACACCATCTGTACGTCTGGATCATGGCGCCCAAGGCACCGAAGACCGCGCCCGAGCCGGCTTCCGACGTGCCCGAGCGGGTGGAGCGCCACTCGCAGGCGTCCCGGACGTTCCACTGGCTCATGGCGGCGACGATGCTCACGCTGCTGGTCACGGCGTTCTTCCCCGTGATCGGCGTCCAGTTCGCCTGGGTCACGATCCACTGGATCGCCGGCATCGTCCTCACGCTTCTCATCATCTGGCACATCATTCACGCCTCGACGAAGCAGGATTTCTGGTCCGTGTGGACCGGGACGAAGGAGATCGGGCAGGCGTTCCAGGCGATAGGGAAGTTCCTGCGCCGCCAGCCGGCCAAGGAGGAGCGCTCGGGCAAGTACCCCCTCGACCAGCGGGCCTACCACAACGCGGTGACGCTCGTCTCGGCCGGGGTCATCGTCACGGGACTCCTCATGATGGTGGGGGTCGACACCTGGTTCTGGGCGAGCAATCCGTACTTCCTCTCCGACTCCACGTGGGGGCTCGTGTTCGTCCTCCACGGGCTGTGCGGGGTCGGGCTCGTCACGATGGTCATCGCCCACGTCTACTTCGCCATCCGGCCCGAGAAGCGCTGGATGACCCGGTCCATGATCAAGGGCTGGATCACGCGCGAGGAGTACCTCGAGCACTACGACCCCGACCTCTGGAAGCTGGGGACGGAGCCCGCCGGGGCCGAGTTGGCCGGAGGGAGCGCGTCGTCCGCGGATCCCGACGGGGTCGTGCCCGCTTGA
- a CDS encoding xanthine dehydrogenase family protein subunit M, producing MAVIRDMMPAFELFQPTSVDEALDVLERHDNTWVLAGGLDSMDWFKDRIKRPDVVVELGSVSELTGIRASGDGLEIGAMTSLRDVAASEDVRSRFGLLADAAAEVATPQIRNQGTLGGNLIQDTRCWYYRGGWPCYRAGGNICYAGTPRSMNREHAVTGQSRCVAVNGADTAGALVALGAQMMVRSASGERVYEAEDFFIGPEIDIQRMTVLEPGDLLTHVRIPGDWADARFYWEKVRDRKSWDWALASVAAAIVESNGTIERARIAVNGVAPTPVRLTDVENLVQGMPANDDTGTAAGELATRGFKPLRHNDYKVPLARNLVRRAVRGDMA from the coding sequence ATGGCCGTGATTCGCGACATGATGCCCGCGTTCGAGCTCTTCCAGCCGACGAGCGTGGACGAGGCGCTGGACGTGCTCGAGCGCCACGACAACACCTGGGTCCTGGCCGGCGGCCTCGACTCGATGGACTGGTTCAAGGACCGCATCAAGCGGCCCGACGTCGTCGTCGAACTGGGCTCCGTGAGCGAGCTGACCGGGATCCGCGCGAGCGGGGACGGGCTCGAGATCGGCGCCATGACCTCGCTGCGCGACGTGGCGGCGAGCGAGGACGTGCGGTCCCGCTTCGGACTGCTCGCCGACGCCGCCGCCGAGGTGGCGACGCCCCAGATCCGGAACCAGGGGACGCTGGGCGGCAACCTCATCCAGGACACCCGCTGCTGGTACTACCGCGGCGGGTGGCCGTGCTACCGCGCCGGCGGGAACATCTGCTACGCGGGCACGCCCCGCTCCATGAACCGCGAGCACGCCGTGACCGGACAGAGCCGCTGCGTGGCGGTGAACGGGGCGGACACGGCCGGGGCGCTCGTCGCCCTCGGCGCGCAGATGATGGTGCGGAGTGCGAGCGGCGAGCGCGTCTACGAGGCCGAGGACTTCTTCATCGGCCCGGAGATCGACATCCAGCGCATGACCGTGCTCGAGCCGGGAGATCTCTTGACGCACGTGCGCATCCCCGGCGACTGGGCGGACGCCCGCTTCTACTGGGAGAAGGTCCGCGACCGGAAATCGTGGGACTGGGCGCTGGCCAGCGTGGCCGCCGCGATCGTCGAGTCGAACGGCACGATCGAGCGCGCCCGGATCGCAGTCAACGGCGTGGCCCCGACGCCGGTGCGGCTGACCGACGTCGAGAACCTCGTTCAGGGGATGCCGGCGAACGACGACACCGGCACGGCGGCCGGCGAACTCGCCACGCGCGGCTTCAAGCCGCTGCGCCACAACGACTACAAGGTGCCGCTCGCGCGGAATCTCGTCCGGCGCGCGGTGCGGGGAGACATGGCCTAA
- a CDS encoding xanthine dehydrogenase family protein molybdopterin-binding subunit — protein sequence MALIGQDISPPDLRAKVTGRARYAEDFRAEGMVFAKLLLSPMPHARVRSVDASRALAMPGVLGILRASEVNQPEAPGEAALTDEPKYVGEPILALAAVDETTAADAIEAIDIDLEPLPFAIDPLDSLRPGGPDARLEGNVMRFGESGREFVSLKWPQAEFDAAEAEGRLPMGEPTDEWDHGDLDAAFAEADYVLEDTIVHQSLTHHPMEPRSSMAYWEDGRCYLYGSTQSTQRAHQAIAAQLDLEPDELVFVGQYCGGGFGSKIAGVPIYQVTALLARKIQRPVMMRINRYEENYIGRARPGFQAWTKMGFRSDGKITGIDLYIVQDHGPYGRSGDYNTAGAVTDLMYQPDAMRFRGLTLYTNTPPRAAQRAPGGAQIVAMLEPLVDKAARELGIDRVEIRKINAPTHDSEFGPQRATTTSAFVREAIDAGAEQFDWAGKQALSGQRNGTKVTGVGVGLSPYVGGSSGFDGLLLIRPDGKLYIHQGIGNLGTHSMADTARAAADELGLEWDDCAVIWGDSSQHHPYSSVQAGSQTIHAHTRANYAAALDMKRKLQEVAAAALGGSASAYRVEGARVTGPGGSMSFAQAAERAIAMGGEYAGQELPEDINDYTRASATQLAGQGLMGVARDNFSHEGSTWSWVVGFAVVELDTETGDVRIVDYTGSADCGIVVHPRSLAAQIHGGSVQGFGQARSQKWVFDPKWGVPFAHRLYTARPPGILDVPLSMDWAAAGEPDPQTPIGAKGIGEPPVGAGSAAVTSAIADALGGRCLCRIPLTTDVILAELEGRAQPHALTEIHS from the coding sequence ATGGCGCTAATCGGACAGGACATTTCGCCGCCGGACCTGCGCGCGAAAGTCACGGGACGAGCCAGGTACGCGGAGGACTTCAGGGCCGAAGGCATGGTCTTCGCCAAGCTCCTCCTCAGCCCCATGCCGCACGCCCGCGTGCGCAGCGTGGACGCGAGCCGCGCGCTCGCCATGCCCGGCGTGCTGGGGATCCTGCGGGCAAGCGAAGTCAACCAGCCCGAGGCCCCCGGCGAGGCGGCGCTCACGGATGAGCCCAAGTACGTGGGCGAGCCCATCCTCGCGCTGGCGGCGGTGGACGAGACGACAGCGGCGGACGCGATCGAGGCGATCGACATCGACCTCGAGCCGCTCCCGTTCGCGATCGATCCGCTCGACAGCCTGCGGCCCGGCGGCCCGGACGCGCGTCTCGAAGGCAACGTGATGCGCTTCGGCGAGAGCGGGCGCGAATTCGTCTCCCTGAAGTGGCCGCAGGCGGAGTTCGACGCGGCCGAGGCCGAGGGCCGGCTGCCGATGGGCGAGCCGACGGACGAATGGGACCACGGCGACCTCGACGCGGCGTTCGCCGAGGCGGACTACGTCCTCGAGGACACGATCGTGCACCAGTCGCTCACCCACCACCCGATGGAGCCGCGAAGCTCCATGGCGTACTGGGAGGACGGGCGCTGCTACCTGTACGGTTCCACGCAGAGCACGCAGCGCGCGCACCAGGCGATAGCGGCACAGCTCGATCTGGAGCCCGACGAGCTTGTCTTCGTGGGTCAGTACTGCGGCGGCGGCTTCGGCTCGAAGATCGCCGGCGTCCCCATTTACCAGGTCACCGCGCTCCTGGCGAGGAAGATCCAACGGCCGGTGATGATGCGGATCAACCGCTACGAGGAGAACTACATCGGGCGTGCGCGCCCCGGTTTCCAGGCGTGGACGAAGATGGGCTTCCGCAGCGATGGGAAGATCACGGGGATCGACCTCTACATCGTTCAGGACCACGGGCCGTACGGGAGGTCGGGCGACTACAACACCGCGGGCGCGGTGACGGACCTCATGTACCAGCCCGACGCGATGCGCTTCCGCGGCCTCACGCTCTACACGAACACGCCGCCGCGCGCGGCGCAGCGGGCGCCGGGCGGCGCGCAGATCGTCGCCATGCTCGAGCCGCTCGTCGACAAGGCGGCGCGCGAACTTGGGATCGACCGGGTGGAGATCCGGAAGATCAACGCCCCCACGCACGACTCGGAGTTCGGGCCGCAGCGGGCGACGACGACGAGCGCCTTCGTGCGCGAGGCGATCGACGCGGGCGCGGAGCAGTTCGACTGGGCCGGGAAGCAGGCGCTCAGCGGACAGCGGAACGGGACGAAGGTCACGGGCGTCGGCGTCGGCCTGAGCCCGTACGTCGGCGGTTCGTCCGGGTTCGACGGACTCCTCCTCATCCGCCCGGACGGGAAGCTCTACATCCACCAGGGGATCGGGAACCTCGGGACGCACTCGATGGCGGACACGGCCCGGGCCGCGGCGGATGAACTCGGCCTCGAGTGGGACGACTGCGCGGTCATCTGGGGCGACAGCTCGCAGCACCATCCGTACAGCTCGGTGCAGGCGGGGAGCCAGACGATCCATGCGCATACCCGCGCCAACTACGCCGCGGCGCTCGACATGAAGCGCAAGCTGCAGGAGGTCGCGGCCGCCGCGCTGGGCGGCTCGGCGAGTGCATACCGGGTCGAGGGCGCCCGCGTGACCGGACCGGGAGGCTCCATGAGCTTCGCGCAGGCCGCGGAGCGCGCCATCGCCATGGGCGGGGAATACGCCGGCCAGGAGTTGCCGGAGGACATCAACGACTACACCCGGGCTTCCGCCACGCAACTCGCGGGCCAGGGCCTGATGGGCGTCGCCCGGGACAACTTCTCGCACGAGGGGTCGACGTGGTCCTGGGTCGTGGGCTTCGCGGTCGTCGAACTCGACACCGAGACGGGCGACGTGCGGATCGTCGACTACACGGGATCCGCCGACTGCGGGATCGTCGTGCACCCGCGCAGCCTCGCGGCGCAGATCCACGGCGGCAGCGTGCAGGGCTTCGGCCAGGCGCGCAGCCAGAAGTGGGTGTTCGACCCGAAGTGGGGTGTGCCCTTCGCCCACCGACTCTACACCGCGAGACCTCCCGGCATCCTCGACGTGCCGCTCAGCATGGACTGGGCGGCGGCGGGCGAGCCGGACCCGCAGACGCCGATCGGCGCCAAGGGGATCGGGGAGCCTCCGGTCGGGGCCGGGTCCGCGGCGGTCACCTCCGCGATCGCGGACGCGCTCGGCGGGCGCTGCCTGTGCCGGATCCCGTTGACGACGGACGTGATCCTGGCCGAACTCGAGGGCCGGGCGCAGCCGCACGCACTCACCGAGATCCACAGCTAG
- a CDS encoding 2Fe-2S iron-sulfur cluster-binding protein, whose translation MSDAEITTETPTGHSRRTFIKGVIATGAVVSSSSHLFRARSLSASAAVRASMPRMISLNVNGVSRSVDVMPQETLAMTLRYKLGLTGTKLGCDRAECGACTVLIDGVSHYGCSMLTNAVRDRSVTTIEGLESADGTLHPVQQAVIDEGGFQCAFCAPGFIMSMVALTNENPEPTREEAAEALSGNLCRCGDYNKILNSAMRAAEYARRMV comes from the coding sequence ATGAGTGACGCCGAGATCACGACCGAGACCCCAACCGGTCATTCCCGCAGGACGTTCATCAAGGGGGTCATCGCGACCGGCGCGGTGGTCTCCTCCTCCAGCCACCTCTTCCGGGCCCGGAGCCTGTCGGCCAGCGCGGCGGTGCGCGCGTCGATGCCCCGCATGATCTCGCTGAACGTGAACGGAGTGTCGCGTTCGGTGGATGTCATGCCGCAGGAGACGCTGGCCATGACGCTCCGCTACAAGCTGGGGCTCACCGGCACGAAGCTCGGTTGCGACCGCGCGGAATGCGGCGCCTGTACGGTGCTCATCGACGGGGTCTCGCACTACGGCTGCTCGATGCTGACGAACGCGGTGCGCGACCGGTCGGTAACGACGATCGAGGGGCTCGAGAGCGCGGACGGGACGCTGCACCCGGTGCAGCAGGCGGTGATCGACGAGGGCGGCTTCCAGTGCGCCTTCTGCGCGCCCGGCTTCATCATGAGCATGGTCGCGCTTACGAACGAGAACCCGGAGCCCACGCGCGAAGAGGCGGCCGAGGCCCTCTCCGGCAACCTCTGCCGCTGCGGGGACTACAACAAAATCCTGAACTCCGCCATGCGTGCCGCCGAGTACGCGCGGCGCATGGTGTGA
- a CDS encoding HD domain-containing protein produces MARIRTIRDPLWGNVRVDEDAAEILDAPQFQRLRRVKQLGFAHLVYPGGVHNRFLHALGVYHLVSRAISRLERDGHLEALDAGDMDELPVVRLGALLHDVGHYAFSHAVEELGPSTIPGDHEEIAARFMAADPIRRVLDRHGPDAAARIGALIRGKSGHPLQGLISGSLDLDKIDYLRRDSLFCGVPYGAVDVDRLLPALTVAREGAGHRLELAVREKGLSALETLLFSKYQMFRNVYWHHAVRAATLTFVRLVQTALDSGLLASEDLAGPSDEELLSLIGRRIEKSSAGPGYDAGSAVGRAAKLLGALVDRRLPKRLVELTGDQLPDALSSWPSRRPDLVAALERRMALEWGLSEGAVMLDYPSYPGMLELNLLLVRNDGEVRRLTALGERGLIDIPRLGRSLHHSARVLRIFSFEPSAPRDPEPVLALIEADEEEVGARLDSGDPLLT; encoded by the coding sequence ATGGCCAGAATACGCACGATCCGCGATCCCCTCTGGGGAAACGTCCGCGTGGACGAGGACGCGGCGGAGATTCTCGACGCGCCCCAGTTCCAGCGCCTGCGGCGGGTTAAGCAACTCGGCTTCGCGCACCTCGTGTATCCCGGCGGCGTGCACAACCGCTTCCTGCACGCCCTCGGCGTCTACCATCTCGTCTCGCGGGCCATCTCCCGCCTCGAGCGCGACGGGCACCTCGAAGCGCTGGATGCGGGGGACATGGACGAACTGCCCGTCGTTCGTCTCGGCGCGCTTCTCCACGACGTCGGGCATTACGCCTTCTCGCACGCGGTGGAGGAACTGGGTCCGAGCACGATCCCGGGAGACCACGAGGAGATTGCGGCGCGCTTCATGGCGGCGGACCCCATCCGGCGCGTGCTCGACCGGCATGGGCCGGATGCCGCGGCGCGCATCGGCGCTCTCATTCGCGGGAAGTCCGGCCACCCGCTGCAGGGGCTGATCTCGGGATCGCTGGACCTCGACAAGATCGACTACCTCCGGCGCGATTCCCTCTTCTGCGGCGTACCGTACGGGGCCGTGGACGTCGACCGTCTCCTCCCCGCGCTCACCGTCGCGCGCGAAGGGGCCGGGCACCGGCTCGAACTCGCGGTCCGCGAGAAGGGCCTCAGCGCGCTGGAGACGCTCCTCTTCTCCAAGTACCAGATGTTCCGGAACGTCTACTGGCACCACGCCGTGCGCGCCGCGACGCTGACCTTCGTGCGTCTCGTGCAGACGGCGCTCGACAGCGGCCTGCTCGCGTCCGAAGACCTGGCGGGGCCCAGCGACGAGGAACTGCTGTCGCTCATCGGCCGGCGCATCGAAAAGTCGTCGGCGGGCCCGGGTTACGACGCCGGGTCCGCCGTCGGTCGCGCGGCGAAGCTGCTCGGCGCGCTCGTGGACCGGCGTCTCCCGAAGCGGCTCGTGGAGCTGACGGGCGACCAGCTTCCCGACGCGTTGTCGTCGTGGCCGTCGCGGCGCCCGGACCTCGTCGCCGCGCTCGAGCGGCGCATGGCCCTCGAGTGGGGGCTCTCCGAGGGCGCGGTGATGCTCGACTATCCGAGCTACCCGGGCATGCTCGAACTCAACCTGCTCCTCGTGCGGAACGACGGCGAAGTCCGCCGGCTGACCGCGCTGGGCGAACGGGGCCTCATCGACATTCCCCGGCTCGGGCGTTCCCTGCACCACTCGGCGCGGGTGCTGCGCATCTTCTCCTTCGAGCCTTCCGCCCCGCGCGATCCGGAGCCGGTGCTCGCGCTGATCGAAGCCGACGAAGAGGAAGTGGGGGCACGGCTCGACTCCGGAGACCCGCTCCTGACCTGA
- a CDS encoding radical SAM protein: MQLDHLDTLWFQVTGTICNLRCVHCFISCAPDNDSFEFLSLAEVEDWLRRSEKWGVKEYYYTGGEPFMHPDLPAMLDRTLERGPASVLTNGTLLPARALKPIARIARTASYSLEMRVSLDGPSPETNDPIRGDGTFDRAMDGVRKLLEAGFLPIITATQVWEPERDEEVRQAFVARLRAVGYEHPRLKLLPSLRIGREADRVRPYTQEERVTEAMMEGYDENQLLCASSRVVTNRGIYACPILIETPAARMGSTLEEASRPVRLGESACHTCWLHGAICSNYGGIGQDVS; this comes from the coding sequence GTGCAACTCGACCACCTGGATACGCTCTGGTTCCAGGTGACCGGGACGATCTGCAACCTGCGCTGCGTCCACTGCTTCATCAGTTGTGCTCCGGACAACGACAGCTTCGAGTTCCTCTCGCTCGCCGAGGTCGAGGACTGGCTCCGGCGCTCGGAGAAGTGGGGCGTCAAGGAGTACTACTACACCGGCGGCGAGCCCTTCATGCACCCCGATCTCCCCGCCATGCTGGACCGTACCCTGGAGCGGGGACCCGCTTCCGTGCTGACGAACGGGACGCTGCTCCCCGCGCGGGCCCTGAAGCCCATCGCCCGGATCGCCCGCACGGCGAGTTACTCGCTGGAGATGCGCGTTTCCCTCGATGGGCCATCGCCCGAGACGAACGACCCGATCCGGGGCGATGGCACGTTCGATCGCGCCATGGACGGCGTCCGGAAGCTGCTCGAGGCGGGATTCCTGCCGATCATCACCGCCACGCAGGTGTGGGAACCGGAACGGGACGAAGAGGTGCGGCAGGCCTTCGTCGCCCGGCTTCGGGCGGTGGGATACGAGCACCCGCGGCTCAAGCTTCTCCCGTCCCTCCGCATCGGGCGCGAGGCGGACCGCGTGCGCCCCTACACGCAAGAGGAGCGTGTGACGGAAGCGATGATGGAGGGCTACGACGAGAACCAGTTGCTCTGCGCGTCGAGCCGGGTGGTGACGAACCGCGGCATCTACGCCTGCCCCATCCTCATCGAGACGCCGGCGGCCCGCATGGGTTCGACGCTGGAAGAGGCGTCCCGCCCGGTGCGGCTCGGCGAGTCCGCATGCCACACGTGCTGGCTGCACGGCGCGATCTGCTCCAACTACGGGGGCATCGGGCAGGATGTCTCCTGA
- a CDS encoding metallophosphoesterase family protein → MSPEPRRIAVFGGVYSNHLALAAAIEDATARGAEALYCLGDLGAFGPHPDRVFPLLIDHDVRVLRGNYDDSIARGLEDCQCGYTDPRDNYFARLSYRYTFRNTHGRWRRWMDRLPGEIRLEVNGARVLMCHGSPRRMNEFLWESATSTQFLTWLAGEYEADIVLATHTGIPWQRSLPGGGLFANVGVLGRPANDGRTEVWYALLDFGAAGPAVALQFVPVVYDHERLAGEMRDEELPEEFVETILTGWWTTCLEVLPARERARGRF, encoded by the coding sequence ATGTCTCCTGAACCACGCCGGATCGCCGTCTTCGGCGGTGTCTACAGCAACCACCTGGCGCTGGCGGCCGCGATCGAGGACGCCACCGCCCGGGGGGCGGAAGCGCTCTACTGCCTGGGCGACCTCGGAGCGTTCGGCCCCCATCCGGACCGCGTGTTTCCTCTCCTCATCGACCACGATGTCCGCGTCCTGCGCGGGAACTACGACGATTCGATCGCGCGCGGCCTCGAAGACTGCCAGTGCGGCTACACCGACCCGCGCGACAACTACTTCGCACGGCTTTCGTACCGCTACACGTTCCGGAACACGCACGGGCGGTGGCGCCGCTGGATGGACCGTCTCCCCGGCGAGATCCGCCTCGAGGTGAACGGCGCGCGGGTGCTCATGTGCCACGGCAGCCCCCGGCGCATGAACGAATTCCTCTGGGAATCCGCGACCTCGACACAGTTCCTGACCTGGCTCGCCGGCGAGTACGAGGCGGACATCGTGCTCGCGACCCATACCGGGATCCCGTGGCAGCGCTCGCTGCCCGGTGGCGGACTCTTCGCGAACGTCGGCGTTCTGGGCCGGCCCGCCAACGACGGGCGGACGGAGGTATGGTACGCGCTGCTGGATTTCGGCGCCGCCGGGCCGGCGGTGGCTCTCCAGTTCGTGCCCGTGGTCTACGATCACGAACGCCTCGCAGGAGAGATGCGCGACGAAGAACTGCCGGAAGAGTTCGTGGAGACGATCCTCACGGGCTGGTGGACGACCTGCCTCGAAGTCCTCCCGGCCCGCGAACGCGCTCGCGGGCGGTTCTGA
- a CDS encoding RNA polymerase sigma factor RpoD/SigA, giving the protein MDREGLSPNILERYLEELGRYPLLSPSEERETARSARGGDVSALDRLIRANLRFVISIARRYRNKGLSFLDLIQEGNVGLVIAARKFDPDHGVKFISYAVWWIRQAILSAIAKQGRPVRVPLNRATELARMIRARGELRQTLDREPNDREIADETGLTIPTVALLRRLNAREVRLDARVGASDDSDLAERFLADETDVEEVVERRLLKRHIAEGLRRLRPRDARVVRLYYGLQGEDPHTLEQIGRLLGVTRERVRQLRDRALRELREGPEGQSLATFAT; this is encoded by the coding sequence ATGGATCGCGAGGGTTTGTCGCCCAACATCCTCGAACGCTACCTCGAGGAACTGGGTCGTTATCCGCTCCTGAGCCCCAGCGAAGAACGTGAGACCGCCCGCTCGGCGCGTGGCGGCGACGTCTCCGCCCTCGACCGTCTCATCCGCGCGAATCTGCGCTTCGTCATTTCCATCGCCCGACGTTACCGCAACAAGGGGCTGAGCTTCCTCGACCTCATTCAGGAGGGGAACGTCGGCCTGGTCATCGCCGCTCGAAAGTTCGACCCGGACCACGGCGTGAAGTTCATCAGCTACGCCGTGTGGTGGATTCGCCAGGCGATCCTGTCCGCCATCGCGAAGCAGGGCCGGCCCGTGCGGGTGCCGCTCAACCGGGCGACGGAGCTGGCGCGCATGATCCGCGCGCGGGGCGAACTGCGTCAGACCCTCGACCGTGAGCCCAACGATCGGGAGATCGCGGACGAAACGGGATTGACGATCCCCACGGTCGCGCTGCTGCGGAGGCTGAACGCGCGCGAGGTTCGACTCGATGCGCGGGTCGGGGCCTCCGACGACAGCGATCTCGCGGAGCGGTTTCTCGCCGACGAGACCGACGTCGAGGAAGTCGTCGAACGTCGCCTGCTGAAGCGGCACATCGCCGAGGGTCTGCGCCGCCTCAGGCCACGCGATGCGCGTGTCGTCCGGCTGTACTACGGGCTTCAGGGCGAAGACCCGCATACGCTGGAGCAGATCGGTCGCTTGCTGGGCGTCACGCGCGAACGCGTCCGGCAACTCCGGGATCGAGCGCTCCGGGAGTTGCGGGAAGGTCCGGAGGGACAGAGCCTCGCGACCTTCGCCACCTAG